From a region of the Ktedonobacterales bacterium genome:
- a CDS encoding DUF433 domain-containing protein: MGQHTTPQGAPRQLAPRIESDPDILGGKPVIAGSRLSVETVLENLACGDTYEEVLDSYPFLTYEDIYAALGYAAQVLSAPASDREPAAS; the protein is encoded by the coding sequence ATGGGACAGCATACAACCCCCCAAGGAGCGCCGCGCCAGCTTGCGCCGCGTATCGAGAGCGACCCTGACATCCTGGGGGGCAAGCCAGTGATTGCCGGAAGCCGCCTGAGTGTGGAGACTGTCCTGGAAAACCTGGCGTGTGGGGACACCTATGAGGAGGTGCTCGACTCCTACCCGTTCCTCACCTACGAGGATATTTACGCTGCGCTTGGGTACGCGGCTCAGGTGCTGAGTGCTCCGGCCAGCGACAGGGAACCAGCCGCCTCATGA
- a CDS encoding Uma2 family endonuclease, with protein sequence MAMTTQHYTIINLPGKLLSAAEYALLPDEPGWRMELDRGKVVKMPAVKDPLHDWILSNLHDALSPYVKQHRLGAVTWEQVGYDITQPGEPEESTWMPDLAFVRTEHARQVLEARQRGEYPHLAPDLVVEVVSPSQSKADMTERAHRWLAAGTRLLWAIWPNQQQVDMWQPDEPMQTLSARERLDGLDVVPGFTMLVADLFIIPFDMK encoded by the coding sequence ATGGCAATGACGACACAACACTACACGATTATCAACCTGCCGGGCAAGCTGCTGAGCGCCGCAGAATATGCGCTTTTGCCTGATGAACCAGGCTGGCGAATGGAACTGGACAGGGGAAAGGTAGTGAAGATGCCAGCAGTAAAAGACCCACTGCACGACTGGATTCTCTCGAATCTGCACGATGCGCTTTCCCCTTACGTGAAGCAGCATCGCCTGGGCGCTGTTACCTGGGAGCAAGTGGGCTATGACATCACGCAGCCAGGCGAGCCAGAAGAATCCACCTGGATGCCTGATCTGGCGTTTGTGCGCACTGAGCACGCGCGCCAGGTGCTAGAAGCGCGTCAGCGAGGTGAGTATCCGCATCTGGCTCCTGATCTGGTGGTTGAAGTGGTGTCACCGAGTCAGAGCAAAGCTGATATGACCGAGCGTGCGCATCGCTGGCTGGCGGCAGGAACACGGCTCCTGTGGGCCATCTGGCCGAATCAGCAACAGGTAGACATGTGGCAGCCAGATGAGCCGATGCAAACGTTGAGCGCCCGCGAGCGTCTGGATGGCCTGGACGTTGTGCCGGGTTTCACCATGCTCGTCGCTGATCTGTTTATCATACCGTTCGATATGAAGTAG